The Leptospirillum ferriphilum genome has a window encoding:
- a CDS encoding GTPase Era, with protein GTVAKEALLSADVVVWVVSLDPLPGPQDVEKMRQILLPALGGRPLVIAATKMDRAKSQGMIPRLLEIEKWGFPGEIIPVSGLKEKNLDRFVNLLFDLLPAGEPVFDREWYTSQTVRQLAREYIQEKIFLQLREEVPHQAAVLIEEFEEPQSPGEITRITGTVFVERLSQKGILIGQKGERIREISQAARMDIERLVGGKVFLRLDVRVSEGWRENPGMLRELGYMPE; from the coding sequence GGGGACTGTGGCGAAAGAAGCTCTTCTCTCAGCCGATGTTGTCGTCTGGGTCGTGAGTCTCGATCCTTTGCCGGGGCCGCAGGATGTGGAGAAAATGCGCCAGATTCTTCTTCCCGCTCTGGGGGGGAGGCCGTTGGTGATCGCTGCGACAAAAATGGACCGGGCGAAGTCCCAGGGGATGATTCCACGCCTTCTGGAAATTGAAAAATGGGGGTTCCCGGGTGAAATCATACCGGTTTCCGGTTTAAAAGAAAAAAATCTTGACCGGTTTGTCAATCTTCTCTTCGACCTTCTTCCTGCCGGAGAGCCCGTCTTCGACCGGGAATGGTATACAAGCCAGACCGTCCGTCAGTTGGCGCGCGAGTATATTCAGGAAAAAATTTTCTTGCAACTGAGAGAGGAAGTTCCCCATCAGGCCGCTGTCTTGATCGAGGAGTTTGAGGAACCGCAGTCTCCTGGCGAAATTACGCGAATTACGGGCACAGTTTTTGTCGAGCGACTCTCCCAGAAAGGCATTCTGATCGGACAGAAGGGAGAGAGGATCCGTGAAATCAGTCAGGCAGCACGGATGGATATCGAAAGACTTGTGGGAGGAAAAGTTTTTTTGCGTCTGGATGTGCGGGTTTCCGAAGGTTGGCGGGAAAATCCCGGTATGCTTCGGGAGCTTGGATATATGCCCGAATAA
- the recO gene encoding DNA repair protein RecO → MEQCALVLRSVRYLESDKVVTFFSREEGVLTGFARGAAGMSNRFGASLEPLTLSRILGRFHLEGTLYRIHKASIVNPFSSIKSDLDRCYWAGMGIRLLLGLLPAALPEPPVFDIAVNYLELLSAQEISPAFSWLRFAASALDLLGYQIRADDCSFCKEAPFGNSLFYYPMDGRVLCSRCLENPGDMEEGLKVEVKVLRFLERIAGNKAEIPGDDPVLGRSVEFLDRILSCRVKDWRTIDSLPVRIV, encoded by the coding sequence TTGGAGCAGTGCGCCCTGGTTCTGCGATCGGTCCGATATCTTGAGTCCGACAAGGTGGTGACCTTCTTTTCCAGGGAAGAAGGAGTTCTCACAGGATTTGCCAGGGGAGCTGCGGGGATGTCAAACCGGTTTGGCGCTTCCCTGGAACCCCTGACTCTTTCAAGAATACTGGGAAGGTTCCACCTGGAGGGAACTCTTTATCGGATTCATAAAGCCTCTATAGTGAACCCGTTCTCATCCATCAAGTCTGACCTGGACCGATGCTACTGGGCGGGAATGGGGATCCGTCTTTTATTGGGACTTCTTCCCGCTGCCTTGCCGGAACCGCCCGTTTTTGATATTGCTGTCAACTATCTGGAACTCCTCTCTGCACAAGAGATCTCGCCGGCTTTTTCCTGGCTCCGTTTTGCGGCATCCGCTCTGGACCTCCTTGGATATCAGATCCGGGCAGACGACTGCAGTTTTTGCAAAGAAGCTCCTTTCGGAAATTCCCTTTTTTATTATCCAATGGATGGAAGGGTCCTGTGTTCCCGCTGTCTCGAGAATCCCGGAGACATGGAAGAGGGACTGAAAGTGGAGGTGAAGGTCTTGCGTTTTCTTGAAAGAATTGCGGGAAACAAGGCGGAGATACCCGGGGATGACCCGGTCCTGGGCAGATCGGTTGAGTTTCTGGACCGGATCCTGTCCTGTCGGGTGAAAGACTGGCGAACAATCGATTCCCTGCCGGTCCGTATTGTCTAG
- a CDS encoding DUF1207 domain-containing protein yields MLTLSLFPSVGYPAPPADTVTLDQDLTQTTSSSSSTAGNQNSGGPWKLTLLPNQDPFTPLLADPRQPTTSINFLTLSNQPFIQFNGNFGADIGVARWESPTQGINESVQVGVMGASFSRFSIIKSSTFLEDADYVIGVPVTFRYHSFSGRVFFYHESSHTGYNYTTLMHISKISDFGNEILQVIPSWDITPNIRIYGGAEYRVFGLYFYPTMEDSTTVLGGIEAYSPEIPSLSARGYLAFNLEARGINGYTPDEDLQFGLLFHRPGSYLQIRPAIDIYNGYSYMGDLLFEKEHYVSLGVYFDF; encoded by the coding sequence ATGCTAACCCTTTCTCTGTTTCCCTCCGTGGGCTATCCGGCCCCTCCTGCTGATACCGTCACGCTGGACCAGGACCTGACCCAGACCACTTCCTCCTCTTCCTCCACAGCGGGCAATCAAAATTCCGGAGGGCCATGGAAGCTGACCCTTCTTCCGAACCAGGATCCGTTCACCCCTCTCCTCGCCGATCCTCGTCAGCCAACGACATCCATTAATTTTCTCACCCTCTCCAATCAGCCGTTCATCCAGTTCAACGGAAATTTCGGTGCGGATATTGGAGTCGCCCGCTGGGAATCCCCTACCCAAGGCATCAACGAATCCGTTCAGGTTGGCGTCATGGGAGCCAGTTTTTCCCGATTTTCCATCATCAAATCCTCCACTTTTCTTGAAGATGCAGACTATGTCATCGGAGTTCCGGTCACTTTTCGATACCACTCCTTCTCAGGAAGAGTCTTTTTCTACCATGAAAGTTCCCACACGGGGTACAACTACACAACCCTGATGCATATTTCAAAAATTTCGGATTTCGGAAATGAAATTCTTCAGGTTATCCCATCCTGGGACATCACCCCCAACATCCGGATATACGGCGGAGCCGAATATCGTGTCTTCGGTCTCTATTTCTATCCCACCATGGAAGACTCGACAACCGTTCTTGGAGGGATTGAAGCCTATTCCCCGGAAATCCCATCCCTCTCCGCCAGAGGATATCTGGCCTTCAATCTGGAAGCCCGGGGCATTAACGGCTATACACCAGACGAAGATCTTCAGTTCGGACTTCTTTTCCACCGCCCGGGGTCCTACCTGCAAATCCGTCCGGCCATCGACATTTACAACGGTTATTCTTATATGGGAGACCTTCTGTTCGAAAAAGAACACTATGTTTCCCTCGGGGTCTACTTTGACTTTTAA
- a CDS encoding class I SAM-dependent rRNA methyltransferase, which translates to MSDRPRIILRKGEDRRVRSGHLWIFSNEIERPDNVPAGLVDVYGNGGSYLGTGMFNPHTLLAVRLLKDGQFQDFGEYLEKKIAEAIRLPVRQFREGEAAVRLIHSEGDGLPGLIVDRFSHWLSVQITTRLMEEHRKTILDILNRFLSPKGIRTDNALPARFTEGLSTDQDEFWGDVPETLTVPVGGAMMRFPFRAGQKTGLFLDQKDNVRALAKYFSGQRLLDAFSYVGGWSVGAALENAASVVGLDNSINALECYEENLSPFASRISVSTIRADFFEWATKALHKKEEFDVVVLDPPAFIKSRKKKEEGLKGYYTANELAASLVRPGGILVSCSCSALLEWEDLFGILRNVLRKKKKTARLIYQGRAAADHPRVLAMPETDYLKCVALIL; encoded by the coding sequence ATGAGTGACAGACCGCGCATCATACTCCGTAAGGGAGAGGACCGACGGGTCCGTTCCGGCCACCTCTGGATTTTCAGCAACGAAATAGAGCGTCCGGACAATGTTCCGGCAGGGTTGGTGGATGTCTACGGAAACGGAGGATCATACCTCGGGACAGGCATGTTCAACCCGCACACCCTTCTTGCGGTACGTCTTCTGAAGGATGGACAATTTCAGGACTTCGGAGAGTATCTTGAAAAAAAGATTGCGGAAGCCATCCGGTTGCCTGTTCGACAGTTTCGGGAAGGGGAGGCCGCCGTTCGCCTGATTCACTCGGAAGGGGACGGGCTTCCGGGACTGATTGTCGACCGGTTTTCTCACTGGTTATCCGTTCAGATCACGACACGTTTGATGGAAGAACACCGCAAAACGATTTTGGACATCCTGAACCGATTCCTGTCACCCAAAGGGATTCGGACGGACAATGCTTTGCCTGCTCGGTTCACGGAAGGGCTTTCGACGGATCAGGACGAATTTTGGGGAGATGTTCCCGAGACGCTGACAGTTCCGGTGGGTGGTGCCATGATGCGTTTTCCCTTCCGGGCCGGACAGAAAACCGGTCTGTTTTTGGACCAGAAAGACAATGTTCGTGCCTTGGCAAAGTATTTTTCGGGACAGCGTCTTCTGGACGCCTTTTCTTACGTAGGGGGCTGGTCTGTCGGGGCAGCCCTGGAAAATGCAGCATCTGTGGTTGGTCTGGACAATTCAATCAATGCATTGGAATGTTACGAGGAAAACCTCTCGCCGTTCGCCTCCAGGATTTCTGTATCGACAATCCGCGCGGATTTTTTTGAGTGGGCCACAAAAGCTCTTCACAAGAAAGAGGAATTTGATGTTGTTGTGCTGGATCCGCCTGCTTTCATCAAAAGCCGGAAAAAAAAGGAGGAAGGACTGAAAGGTTACTACACCGCAAACGAACTTGCCGCCTCTCTCGTGAGGCCGGGGGGGATCCTTGTGAGCTGTTCCTGTTCTGCGCTCCTGGAATGGGAGGACCTATTTGGTATCCTCAGAAATGTCTTGCGCAAAAAAAAGAAGACAGCAAGGCTCATTTATCAGGGACGGGCAGCGGCGGATCATCCCCGTGTCCTGGCGATGCCCGAAACAGACTACCTGAAATGTGTTGCCCTGATACTTTAG
- the typA gene encoding translational GTPase TypA: MENQTSTSLLHIRNLAIIAHVDHGKTTLVDKLLQQGNVFRANEQVEERVMDSNQLEKERGITILAKNTAVHYLDYKINIVDTPGHADFSGEVERILTMVDGVLLVVDAFDGPMPQTRFVLNKALSLGLKPIVVLNKIDRSDARPVEALNDVFNLFIELGATDEQMEFPVVYASAKKGFAMRDLAQPSENLIPLFETIISHIPPPEADLSGPFLMQVTSLEYDSYIGQMALGRVVRGKVSVGETIGRVVAGELKEKGKIKKLLSFEGLKKVEVETIQAGDIVLLAAFPDLRIGEVLSDVNTIGELPPIEIGEPTISMEFLVNNSPFAGQEGKFVTSRNLRDRLFREIKSNVALRVEETDSPDSFKVSGRGELHLGILIETMRREGYEFQVSRPKVLFKGEGAQRQEPYEYLVIDVAEEYVGTVIEKLGPRKGEMLNMAPQKDGHVRLEFLIPARGLLGYRSEFLSDTRGTGLLTHTFHGYGEYKGDIPGRNNGALISMETGETVAYALENVQERGVLFLGAGVRVYEGMVIGAHSRPTDLAVNPCKKKHLTNIRSSTAEDAITLTPPRHLSLEQTLEFLEDDELLEVTPENLRIRKKLLTENERKRSSKK; the protein is encoded by the coding sequence ATGGAAAATCAGACGTCGACCAGTCTCCTTCACATCCGTAACCTCGCAATCATTGCCCATGTTGATCACGGGAAGACCACTCTTGTTGACAAGCTTTTGCAGCAGGGAAATGTCTTTAGGGCAAACGAGCAGGTGGAAGAGCGGGTCATGGATTCGAACCAGCTCGAGAAAGAGCGGGGTATCACGATTCTTGCCAAGAATACCGCCGTGCACTACCTGGACTACAAGATCAATATCGTCGACACCCCCGGGCATGCTGATTTTTCCGGAGAAGTCGAGCGGATCCTGACCATGGTGGACGGGGTTTTGCTCGTTGTGGATGCCTTTGACGGTCCCATGCCGCAGACCCGTTTTGTTCTGAACAAGGCGCTCTCCCTGGGCCTGAAACCCATTGTTGTCCTCAACAAGATAGACCGTTCGGACGCACGACCTGTCGAAGCCTTGAACGATGTCTTCAATCTCTTCATCGAGCTTGGGGCGACAGATGAGCAAATGGAGTTTCCTGTCGTCTATGCTTCGGCCAAAAAAGGTTTTGCAATGCGGGATCTTGCTCAACCCAGTGAAAATCTGATTCCGCTCTTTGAGACTATCATCAGCCATATTCCACCTCCCGAAGCAGACCTGTCCGGACCCTTCCTGATGCAGGTCACCAGTCTTGAATATGATTCCTATATTGGTCAGATGGCTTTGGGGCGAGTTGTGCGCGGAAAGGTGTCGGTCGGAGAAACCATCGGTCGGGTTGTTGCTGGAGAACTGAAAGAGAAAGGCAAAATTAAAAAGCTGCTTTCTTTTGAAGGTCTTAAAAAAGTCGAAGTCGAAACAATTCAGGCGGGAGATATTGTTCTTTTAGCCGCGTTTCCCGACCTTCGCATCGGGGAAGTTTTGTCCGACGTCAACACGATCGGTGAACTTCCTCCCATCGAGATTGGTGAGCCGACGATCTCGATGGAATTCCTTGTGAACAACTCTCCTTTTGCCGGGCAGGAAGGAAAGTTTGTCACGTCCCGGAATCTTCGCGACAGACTTTTTCGGGAGATCAAGTCTAATGTCGCCCTTCGTGTGGAGGAAACCGACAGCCCGGATTCGTTCAAGGTTTCCGGGAGAGGCGAGTTGCATCTCGGCATCCTGATCGAAACGATGCGGCGGGAAGGCTATGAGTTCCAGGTCTCAAGACCCAAGGTTCTTTTCAAGGGAGAAGGGGCACAAAGACAGGAACCATACGAGTATCTTGTCATTGATGTCGCCGAAGAATATGTCGGTACCGTTATCGAAAAGCTTGGGCCCAGAAAAGGGGAAATGCTGAACATGGCCCCACAGAAAGACGGTCATGTTCGCCTTGAGTTTCTTATTCCCGCAAGAGGACTCCTTGGGTATCGGAGCGAGTTTCTCTCCGATACTCGTGGAACGGGTCTCCTGACCCATACGTTCCATGGGTACGGGGAATACAAGGGGGATATTCCGGGCCGGAATAATGGTGCGCTCATTTCGATGGAAACGGGTGAAACGGTTGCTTATGCCCTGGAAAACGTTCAGGAACGCGGAGTTCTCTTCCTCGGAGCAGGGGTCCGTGTTTATGAGGGGATGGTGATTGGAGCACATTCACGTCCGACGGATCTGGCCGTCAATCCCTGCAAGAAAAAACATCTGACGAACATCCGCTCGTCGACGGCGGAAGACGCAATTACCCTCACTCCTCCGCGTCACTTGAGTCTCGAGCAGACGCTTGAATTTCTGGAAGATGATGAACTTCTGGAGGTCACACCGGAAAACCTCCGGATCCGAAAGAAACTCCTGACAGAAAACGAGCGCAAACGTTCATCCAAAAAATAG
- a CDS encoding peptidylprolyl isomerase, which yields MTLANADETAKPTLPPGEYAEFDTSMGTIICQLFPQSAPHTVENFVGLAEGTKDFQDPQSGKMVKRPFYDGLVFHRVIKNFMIQGGDPLGNGTGGPGYQFDDEIDASRDFSHKGVLAMANAGPNTNGSQFFITVAPAPWLNGNYSIFGQVVSGQSVADKISEVATDRRDRPQTPVVIQHVKIFRVNP from the coding sequence ATGACTTTGGCAAACGCGGATGAAACAGCAAAACCGACTCTTCCTCCGGGAGAGTATGCGGAATTTGATACCTCGATGGGAACGATTATTTGTCAGCTTTTCCCCCAGTCGGCCCCCCATACGGTCGAGAATTTTGTGGGGCTGGCGGAGGGAACGAAGGATTTTCAGGACCCCCAGTCGGGAAAAATGGTCAAGCGCCCTTTTTATGATGGTCTCGTTTTTCATCGGGTCATCAAGAATTTTATGATTCAGGGAGGAGACCCCCTCGGAAATGGGACCGGCGGTCCAGGGTACCAGTTTGACGATGAAATCGATGCGTCACGGGATTTTTCTCACAAAGGTGTGCTGGCGATGGCAAATGCCGGTCCGAATACAAATGGAAGCCAGTTTTTTATAACGGTTGCACCGGCTCCATGGCTTAACGGCAATTATTCAATCTTCGGTCAGGTGGTTTCGGGTCAGTCCGTGGCGGATAAAATTTCTGAAGTTGCGACAGACCGCCGGGACCGTCCCCAGACTCCGGTTGTCATCCAGCACGTAAAAATCTTTCGGGTCAATCCCTGA
- a CDS encoding MBL fold metallo-hydrolase, which yields MGAETSTESPKNPSGDAMEVLFMGTGASTGVPMIGCDCPVCQSLDPKNERTRSSILVRVDGKNILVDTSPDLRIQSLKNHIKRIDAVIFTHPHADHILGIDELRTFNFWQKEEIPVFADPETLGTVMKMFPYAFSEENRGGLTRPRLAPREIVGSIKIHEIQVTPFPVKHGPVYNHALRLDDLVYLTDCNEVSDEGMEVMKGVDTLIIGAVLYEPHASHFGIWQALDLIERVQPRQAFLTHLSHRIDYNELTTRLPSGVQAAFDGLMVSLPRRKIPIAS from the coding sequence ATGGGTGCAGAGACTTCGACGGAATCACCAAAAAACCCATCAGGGGACGCCATGGAAGTTCTTTTTATGGGAACGGGGGCGTCGACGGGCGTCCCCATGATTGGTTGCGATTGTCCTGTCTGCCAGTCTTTAGACCCAAAAAACGAGCGGACTCGTTCCTCTATTCTGGTCCGGGTGGACGGAAAAAATATTCTTGTAGATACCTCTCCTGATCTTCGTATTCAGTCTCTGAAAAATCACATCAAGCGTATCGATGCCGTCATTTTTACCCACCCCCATGCCGATCATATCCTGGGAATCGATGAACTTCGGACGTTTAATTTTTGGCAGAAGGAAGAAATTCCGGTGTTTGCCGATCCGGAAACGCTGGGAACTGTCATGAAGATGTTCCCCTATGCTTTTTCGGAGGAAAACCGGGGAGGACTGACACGCCCTCGTCTGGCTCCCAGGGAAATCGTGGGATCCATCAAAATCCATGAAATTCAGGTGACCCCTTTTCCGGTCAAGCATGGTCCTGTTTATAACCACGCCCTGCGTCTTGATGACTTGGTGTATCTCACCGATTGTAACGAAGTCTCGGACGAAGGCATGGAAGTGATGAAGGGGGTGGACACTCTCATCATCGGGGCGGTTCTTTATGAACCCCATGCTTCTCATTTTGGAATATGGCAGGCGTTGGATCTGATTGAAAGAGTTCAGCCGAGGCAGGCTTTCCTGACGCACCTTTCCCATCGGATTGATTATAACGAATTAACCACTCGCCTCCCGTCGGGTGTCCAGGCTGCATTCGACGGATTAATGGTTTCTCTCCCCCGTCGGAAGATACCCATCGCTTCCTAA
- a CDS encoding homocysteine S-methyltransferase family protein, giving the protein MRPLLERLKNEILLLDGSMGALLQSRGLPPGYAPDLWNLERPQDIQQVHSEYVEAGSDIILTNTFGSSRLRLREYDAEGQIREINEAGVEMARRAAKGKAYVAGDIGPSGTTIAPFGDLPFDDAIGIFYEQARILLGAGVDLIAIETMFDIQEMRAALIGVREAVGNRVPVMALMTFNNDGITDSGSDPETAASVLEGFGVDILGLNCSVGPEAMVPVVRRLGQTTSTFIAVEPNAGLPVHRDGHTVYPANAEEVARFAPQFVEAGANIIGGCCGTTPEYVRLLSRMLKGISPISRPAPTLMKISSRTHMTLVGPGVPFLIVGEKINPTGKKKFSEAIAAGQTDLIVAEARKEMEAGAGALDVNVGVPLVNEAEMMAKALTAIQNVVQLPIVIDSSYASALEAGLKVYPGRALVNSVNAEEERLEEVLPIIKKYGAAVIGLVSGDDIPEKATDRLKNAEKILRRAHDLGLSPRDLIFDTLALTVSAVQEASRQTLETIRLIRQELGLPTILGLSNVSFGLPARKLVHDNFLAMAIGAGLDAAICDPYDTVLHQTVAAASVFAGRDPDCRIYIDKSAQWASPDAKDANTPQKNQPQKPLTTVEAIRKAIEEGERESISGLVQKALAEGESPFAIFLDHMTPAIRHLGDLFGQRIKFIPHLIAGADTMKKGVEVLQPYLESEGPVEKKGTIVFATVKGDIHDIGKNICILMLRNFGFNVIDLGRNVPLETILDAAREHKAQIVALSALMTTTMMQMKLAIDTIQERDLPYKVMIGGAVVTPRFAEEIRSDGYGKDVGAIVPLAEQLIQACLETRPPV; this is encoded by the coding sequence GTGAGACCACTTCTGGAAAGACTGAAAAACGAGATCCTGTTACTTGATGGTTCCATGGGAGCACTTCTTCAGTCCCGCGGACTTCCTCCAGGATATGCCCCGGACCTCTGGAACCTGGAACGCCCACAGGATATCCAGCAAGTCCACAGTGAATATGTCGAGGCTGGATCGGATATCATCCTGACAAATACTTTTGGAAGCTCCCGCCTTCGCCTTCGGGAATATGACGCGGAAGGCCAGATTCGTGAAATCAACGAGGCCGGCGTCGAAATGGCCAGAAGGGCGGCAAAAGGAAAAGCCTATGTTGCGGGAGATATTGGCCCATCGGGGACAACGATCGCTCCTTTTGGAGACCTTCCCTTCGACGATGCCATCGGTATTTTTTACGAACAGGCACGGATTCTTCTCGGGGCCGGTGTCGATCTGATCGCCATTGAAACGATGTTCGACATCCAGGAAATGCGAGCAGCCCTGATCGGTGTCCGGGAAGCCGTTGGAAACAGGGTCCCGGTCATGGCCCTCATGACTTTTAATAATGACGGGATCACGGATTCCGGCTCGGATCCCGAAACAGCGGCCTCAGTTCTGGAAGGCTTCGGAGTGGACATTCTGGGTCTGAACTGCTCGGTCGGACCGGAAGCGATGGTCCCTGTTGTCCGAAGACTGGGACAGACCACTTCTACTTTTATAGCAGTCGAACCAAACGCCGGCCTGCCCGTTCATCGGGACGGCCATACCGTTTATCCCGCAAACGCCGAAGAAGTTGCCCGCTTTGCCCCGCAGTTTGTCGAGGCGGGTGCGAATATTATTGGCGGTTGCTGTGGCACAACCCCGGAGTATGTCCGTCTCTTGTCTCGTATGCTGAAAGGAATCTCCCCCATCTCCCGTCCAGCACCAACCCTCATGAAAATCTCGTCACGAACCCACATGACCCTTGTGGGTCCGGGGGTTCCTTTCCTGATTGTCGGAGAAAAAATCAACCCGACAGGAAAGAAAAAATTTTCGGAGGCCATTGCAGCGGGACAGACGGATTTGATCGTCGCCGAAGCCCGCAAGGAAATGGAAGCCGGGGCGGGAGCTCTTGACGTCAATGTCGGCGTTCCCCTTGTCAACGAAGCCGAAATGATGGCAAAGGCCCTCACGGCAATCCAGAACGTTGTCCAGCTGCCAATCGTCATCGACTCCTCCTATGCCTCAGCATTGGAAGCCGGACTCAAGGTCTATCCTGGCCGGGCTCTCGTGAATTCCGTGAACGCGGAAGAGGAACGGCTGGAAGAGGTCCTGCCGATCATCAAAAAATATGGTGCTGCCGTCATCGGTCTTGTTTCCGGGGATGATATTCCTGAAAAAGCCACGGACCGTCTGAAGAACGCAGAAAAAATCCTGCGGCGGGCCCACGATCTCGGATTGTCCCCCCGGGACCTCATTTTTGATACCCTGGCCCTGACAGTCTCTGCCGTTCAGGAAGCCTCCCGGCAGACTCTGGAAACGATCCGGTTAATCAGACAGGAACTCGGTCTCCCGACGATTCTGGGGCTTTCAAATGTGTCATTCGGTCTTCCGGCGAGAAAACTTGTTCACGACAATTTTCTGGCCATGGCGATTGGGGCCGGTCTGGACGCGGCCATTTGTGATCCTTATGACACGGTTCTTCACCAGACAGTGGCCGCCGCAAGCGTCTTTGCAGGGCGCGATCCGGACTGCCGGATTTATATTGACAAATCGGCTCAATGGGCCTCTCCTGACGCAAAGGACGCCAACACCCCCCAGAAAAATCAGCCCCAAAAGCCTTTGACAACCGTCGAAGCCATTCGCAAAGCAATTGAAGAAGGCGAACGGGAATCGATTAGCGGACTCGTCCAGAAGGCGTTGGCCGAAGGGGAGTCTCCTTTCGCCATCTTTCTGGATCACATGACGCCTGCTATCCGGCATTTGGGAGATCTCTTCGGACAGAGGATCAAGTTTATTCCTCATCTTATCGCCGGGGCGGATACCATGAAAAAAGGCGTCGAAGTCCTGCAGCCCTATCTTGAAAGCGAAGGTCCCGTTGAAAAAAAGGGGACGATTGTCTTTGCGACCGTGAAAGGGGATATTCACGACATCGGAAAAAATATCTGCATCCTGATGCTGCGGAATTTTGGATTTAACGTCATCGATCTGGGCCGAAATGTCCCGCTAGAGACCATTCTGGACGCCGCCAGGGAACACAAAGCCCAGATTGTTGCTCTCAGCGCGCTCATGACAACAACCATGATGCAGATGAAACTGGCAATCGATACGATTCAGGAACGGGACCTTCCATACAAGGTCATGATCGGCGGAGCGGTTGTCACTCCACGGTTTGCAGAGGAAATTCGTTCCGATGGATACGGAAAGGATGTCGGCGCCATCGTTCCTCTGGCCGAACAGCTGATTCAGGCTTGTCTGGAGACTCGGCCACCGGTTTAG
- a CDS encoding vitamin B12 dependent-methionine synthase activation domain-containing protein yields MPSMRIGSPVFFNNIPFEIEERQILREMRIPRKSALNELDEPGLAHQIQKAIDEGYRLIQGKGVYRTLALTGREDKRVLTRESSTLFVGEKMEKLLRYCDFASLLVATIGPDLENRVDQLASDEPAYSFFLERVGAWMADYMGILVDRSIEKEAKRFGYGRTFRFGVGYGDWPLSTQKEVMELTQAHKIGVSITESYIMIPRLSVSAVIGWERTLDVPEKKKGAIKQDNADEIEDEG; encoded by the coding sequence ATGCCTTCCATGCGGATCGGATCTCCTGTTTTCTTTAACAATATCCCTTTCGAAATCGAAGAAAGGCAGATCCTCCGCGAAATGAGGATCCCCCGAAAGTCCGCCCTGAATGAGCTGGATGAACCTGGACTCGCACACCAGATTCAGAAAGCCATTGACGAAGGCTACCGGCTCATCCAGGGGAAAGGTGTTTATCGGACCCTTGCACTGACAGGAAGAGAAGACAAAAGAGTGCTGACCCGGGAGAGTTCGACGCTTTTCGTCGGCGAAAAAATGGAAAAACTGCTCCGCTATTGCGACTTCGCCTCTTTGCTTGTTGCAACGATCGGTCCTGATCTCGAGAATCGGGTCGACCAGCTTGCTTCGGATGAACCTGCCTACTCCTTTTTTCTGGAAAGAGTCGGAGCCTGGATGGCGGATTACATGGGAATTCTTGTCGACCGTTCGATTGAAAAGGAAGCCAAGCGTTTCGGGTATGGCCGGACGTTTCGCTTTGGCGTCGGATATGGTGACTGGCCCCTCTCAACGCAAAAAGAGGTCATGGAGCTCACACAGGCGCACAAAATTGGCGTCTCCATCACCGAATCCTACATCATGATTCCCCGACTTTCCGTATCGGCAGTCATTGGATGGGAGAGAACTCTGGATGTTCCGGAGAAAAAAAAGGGAGCCATCAAACAAGACAACGCAGATGAAATCGAGGATGAAGGGTGA